The following nucleotide sequence is from Scleropages formosus chromosome 4, fSclFor1.1, whole genome shotgun sequence.
tagTCTGCCCCCTTAAATATTCAGTaatctgaattaaaaataaatgacagccGTTTCGAGAAAATGCTTTTGTATCAATTTAAGAACTTCACTAGCCATTTTAGGAAGAAAAGCAATGGATTAGATGAGCGTAAAAGCCATACAAAAGGAAACATCCCCCAACAACCATTAACTGTCTTAAGATGTGTCGACAGAAAAATCGAAATGCCGCAGAATAACTGGAAGACACCGAAAAGAAACACTTACATAATGCCCGATCCACATTTGTCGCATATGGGCAGTTTGTCTGCATTTCCAACAGAGGAGCCGATCTTTGCGGTCGGAGCTTTCACACTCCTGAACCCAGATGGTCGGTCAGAATCTCCTGTAAGGAGAACAGGACGGTATGACCAGAAATAGTTTCAAACCGCAAAGGAATTTTACAGACTCTGCATCTATTCACAGAAGCTGTGAACAGCTGAAGATTCTCACTACTGTAACAGGCTTTTTTAATCTGGTCCGATATGATGCTCATGAAACCGACCCAATGGTCACTCATCACTGAAGACTCGGGACTAAGCAGTACCAGACTCCAGGATCTCCTGCAGCACGTTGAATGAGGCCGACTGCCGAGGAGGCTCCTTCGACTCCTGGTTCTCCTGCAGCATCTTGTACACCTCAGAGTCCGCAGCTATCGGCGGCCTTCCGCTCGTTGGTTTCGCAGGGTCAGGGCTATCGAGGACAAATTTAATATACATGCAATTACTTATGGATCACATCCACCATGGATCCAAAAAGCACTTGATTTTATGATCATCTCACTGTAGAAAACATTGTACAAGCAAGCCGGGTTCACCCCAACacggcagcacagcaagtagcgctgctgtctcacagcgcctgggtggtgcgagaggatgtgggttcaatccctgctcagtctgtgtcgagtctgcatgttttccccatgtctgtatgggttctctttgggtactctggtttcctcccacagtccaaagatatgctgttcacccatagtgtgtgacagtgtgttctgtggatgtatggatgagtgacccatgtaagtagtgtatctagcagtgcaagtcaccttggtgaataaggcatgtgggctgatagcactacatagagttcattagaagtggctttggggaaagtgtctactaaaataaatgtaaacagtatgTAAATTACAAATGCAGTCTCGCAGGACAATGTGCAAGGTGGCCACCAGGAGGCGCCTGTCAACAAGCTGAACAAAGTACTCAGAAAGTTCAAAGAACCCAGGGtgtttttatgattatttaaattttggCATATGAGCTCCCATTATAGCATCTAGATTATGACTGAGCAAATAGCCTTCAGGCCTATTTCAGattcatttcagcaaaagtcCTACCTACCAACATCAGGTTTCAACTTTCTGCATGGTATATTATACAGATAATGACAGCTCAAAGCAGTACAGAGAACTGAATAATTACTAATAATTACATGGGAGctgatttatttacacaaaacatacGCAAGGGTTCCGCCTTGTTTTAAACGTTTAAAGAATTACATTCTATATATTACCTGACCTAAACTGCATACATGCCCTTTTGCAAAAGTGCAGTGGAATACTGCACACCAAATTTTAGTTTACTACTCTGTGAAATACAAGCTCACGTCTTGGGGGATTATTCCACAGAGTTAGACTGCGGTTGTGTTTCTGATGACACTGTTCAGATGATGTATTGGGCTCAGAATAATGGCTCATTTCCTGTTCTCCACTGTTTTTCGCTCGTTTCCAAAACACTGCCACGGATGCCTAGTTTGAGTCCAGGAATGTGGTCATACCCATGTGCTGTCTAACATGAGGCCATATGTTCAGCTGCTATTTGGGGTTCCTCGGATGAAATTCATTTACTTGCAGTCCATATTTAAGAGCATTTACTCCAAGTCACCGGAAACCTGATTCAGCCCTTCAGAGCCAAACTTAATATCCAACTTTGCATTTTGtcaatttttgcccattctgaacatttttatgGCATAAGTCTTTACACCAACACATGCTGAAAGCAACCCGCGACTCTAGCCACGTCAGTTTTAATAAACAGCACAAGGATatttatgagcatccttgcCTACTTAATATATGCATCTTAATATATGCATTAAGTCTTACTTATTCTCAACTTCCTTCACTTAAAGAAGGTGTGCATTACAAGGCAGTCCTAATGACAGCAAGCGTTCCCTCCaaccccatttatacaactgaagCGTTAAAGGATTGGCAGGAATTGCACAGAAAGGCATTCTCGCTGCAAGCATCAGGGCTGCTTTACACAGACAAGAGCAGGCTGGCTACTGTTACACCAGGTGCTTCACATGGAAATGTGTGCAAGTTGAGCGTGTCCACGCCAGCCACTTATCACTCGCCTGTTTTGAATTACTTGAAGTGAAATCCACACTGTGAAAAGACAAAGTAACACCTCAAAACTCAGGTGACTATACATACAGCACAAGAATGTgctttttataattaataattgtgaCATACAGtggcttctccaaagcagggaaACATTTTCTCTCGAGCAATTTATTGTTTTCTATACTAAAGgactttaaatttacttatttatacaggcGATTCATTTCTACTCAACTCACAGTAtctaccttgcttaagggtactgcagcaggaaggggaATTAAAGCCAAAGTCCTTCAAGTAGAAGGCAATGGCCCCAACCTTTGTAGTACATGTTGCCCCTGTATAGTGCAAACCCCAAGAGAAGCATCATCCAACCTACAAAAGTCAAACTATCCAGGACCAGAAGATTAACAGCACCAGAGTGGCCCAAATTTGACGGGCAGGCCTTGATCCAGCTTACTTTTTTCCGGGCTCAGCAGTGCCAGAGCCTCTGGCCCCATCCACGGCACTGTTGAAGCTCTTGATGTTCTCAGAAGAGTACAGGCCAGCTGGGTTGTTGTACTGGTTGGTGACCACCTTGGGGCTGGATCCGGCAGGAGAAAATGGTAATGCGCTCCGGTTGTGGGCAGATCCTATGTGTTTTACCTCCTGCATGCAGTCAGTGAGGGTGAtgtggggggtgaggggtggtGCAGGAGGGGAGAGCAAGAACAGGCAATGTGTCACACCAGGTGAGGCAGCATGCAAAACACACCAATCAGTAATAACACTGAGAAAAGCAACACTGGGAATATGAAATGGTGCTCCAAGCAGTACTTTACAGGCCAGTAATTCACAGTGAGCTCATTTATAGTGAGAATTTAACAAAACAAACCTGTTAAATTTCATTGCTGTTTGTTATACAAGTGCATTAAGCAGCAACCTCAGGAACTGTGCACAACCTGagaattaaacatttaacttgCTTTTCTCAATTTAAGTGTGTAACTGCTGATAATTGGTtcataaactaaattaaaagtaCACCTTGGGGCATATTAAGTCTTCTGCCAGGCCACCTCAAATTTAGAGAAAAactaaaatgtggaaaatgatTCCAGATGTAGCATAAAATTGACCCAaagtaaaatgtatataatcaCAGCACTTCATGTGTACATTAAGCATTTCATCCATCATTGCATCTTTTCACCATCAAATGTGATCAGATCTGTCAGTTTTAGTAGAATATGAATCAAGCCTGAAAGTGGCACCAGAATTGATTGGTCTTTCCCTGGTGTGGAAGACATTTGCAGTCACAGGTGTGAGAAGCAGCCAATAACTGGTTGcatcacctttagctgcaatgactgcaactgaaCACTACCTGTAGCTGGAGACGGCATCTCAAGTCGGTAGGAGGGGAATTTAGGTTCATTCCTTCATGTAAAACTGCTTTAGTTCCGCAACATTTGAACAGCTCTTGCTATAACATCTCAGCCAAATTCAGGTCAGGATTTCAACTAGTTCATTCCACAATTAAtccccacccacacccaccaagcCATTCTGATTTTAGTTTGCTTGCAtttgggatcattgtcttgtCGCAAGACCCAGCTGCATATTTAAAGCTCACAGACTGATGGCCTGGCATTCACCTTCAGAATTTGATACAAAAAAGGAATCCATGGTTCCTTCAGTGATGAAGTCAGCCACATCTCATGTGGCTGGAGAATATCCCCCAACCCTCACCATGCTTGAATGTAAAGAGTTAAAATTTTCAAGGAGGCCCATTTCAGGCAAAAAGTTGGACTTTCAGTTAATCAATCCTCAGACTCTCAGGAGTCTTCAGATCCATCCAGGTGCAAGGACATCAACTTCACTTTTTGGTAAGCAAGAGCAGACAGTTGCCTGGATATTCTGGGGTTCTTTGAGCTGATTTTACACTGTGAACACAGATGTTGGCAGGACAGTCACTCCTGCATTAATTCATCCTTTCCAAACTTGTTTAATTTACGAGAATGTTTTGACAGTAGTTTATTTGTGATTCAGACCTATAGAAAGGCTACTTAACCCTGTGCTAACTCCATTTTCAACAGCTCTTCAGAAATTCACTGCAGCATTAAGTGCTGTTATGAATGCAAGTTTTGCTGCTGAAGGTATAAATAgctcaaaatgaaattaaataggGCTGGCTCTCATCATGCTTGACTACTTACGTAGATCAAAGTTAGGTGCGATTTCATTATATAATAcatggaaataaacacacaccagTCTATCCCACCATGCCACTGTTCATTCAAGCAGtagaatttacaaaaaaatgcaatgaactTAATACCAAAAGctacaaaaaaggaaattggaacagggcaaatactttttcataacATTGTACCAAAAAACATGGACAGCCCTGAGAAGTCCTACCATAATCAATGGTGAGctttataataacaaaaaaactaaatcaaaaCAAGTATTAAAAGTGCTAATTTCCAGCCAAGTGAATCATCACACAAAGGGACGTAGACTGTGCTAAGACTTTAATCCCAACAACACAAGGACAAGACCATCTGGCATCTAAGGTCTCTGCAACATTCGAGTAATTTAACCGTATGTGGAAGGGATTAGTGAAAACCCGAGTGTGTCCGTTTCCTGCCGGCATGCTGGTCGATGCGATAACACAAGCTGGCTGCATTCTTCGCATCTGCATTCCAGACTGGAGGCCTGGACAGAGGTGGAGCTGACCTTAAATGCCTTGCACACTAATAATAGGGTCTAGGATAACATGGCATAGTTTCCCCTGTGATGTAATCCCTCCTGGAACAAGTTAAAAACCAAACTTCACCAACCTGTCACTTCCTTCTATGGGCAGGAAAATTTGTTAAAAAGTTAAGCATTTTTGGAAACGTTCCCCACAAACAACTTTCGTTTTCATCTTTCCTTATAAAGATGCTGGAATTCATAATGCATTTCAGACATGCACACCACAAAGAGGCCttaaaaaagggaggggggcaAACCATTCATTACATATGTCCTGATAAAAACAGCTATAATAATGTAAGCTAATGGGAATTCCTGGCTATGTgatctatttacacagctggacatttgCCTGAGGCAGACAGACAAAGCACCCCACCCAAAAAACAGTGCAAGAACCATGACCCGCCCAGGAAACAATCACACAACCCTCTGATACCAGCTCCCACTCTCCAACTCCCCCATCCACATCCCTGCCCAAAGATCCTTAACATCAGTCTCTCCTTTAATGTTGGAGATTTTCAGCTTCCTGACACTGGCTGGAATGACTTAGGCAGCTTAACAGCTACATACACTTCGTACAGTGGTAAATTTTAGTGCAGCAATTTAGATCAAGTAGCATAATCCAAGGTTCAATGGAACTACCCCTCCATCAAGCTGGTTAAAAACCTAAATCCAGCTGCTGGGAAAATATAGTATACACTACAAACAaggcatatttatttataaatgtcatGCCATAATTTTTATGCACCATTAACATAACTCTTAAAGTATATTCATAACAAAATGTTCAATGTACTTTAGGGTAGGAGATGGCAGCCCACAGTCGGAAGTAGTTTATCACATGGTTTTCACACCTCAGGCTATCAAGAGCACATGGTCCTGTTCTGCATGACGACTCTCCCACTGGACTCGTTGCACTTTATGGCAAGCAGGTACAGGAACACACCTCGGGCTCTCAGGCGATAAAAGTCAGTTTCCCTTGGATATCTACTGTTTTGACATAAACACTGAACGCGGCTTTGGCAGCTCGTGAACCAATCCTTTGTTTACATAATAGCGAGGAAAAggggagaaacaaaacaaaacaaaaaaaaaaagctgactgGACAGTGTATAAACTCCAAGTGTTGGAAGGGAACAGTTTTGGCCAAGGCTTGTTTTGTAAAGACTTTACTCATTAAGAGTAAAACTTTACTAGGCCACATTTGGAAATTACCTTTCCTCTGTGGTCTTTTGGCTTGGCTAGAAGCAACACTTACTTGTGGCTTGGAGGCTAGGTTCATCTTGTACGGATTGGTCTTCCCTTCTTCAGATGAAAGCGGAGACCACATTTTGCTCTCTGACCTAGACAAAAAGGGTGACATATGGTTAAGATTTAAATCAGCTCCACAATCCaatgtgaaataattcaaaCAAACAGTTTAAGACATAACAAGAGTAGAATTGGTGTCCTTTGAACCAACGAAATACAATGTCTCTTTGTAAGTGAAGCGCTCCCAGCCCTCTGGCTCCACTAAGGAGCTCCAGGTCCTAGCATATGCGGTCCAGAAGTACTAGAAGCAGTGTGGGACTGAGGCATGTTTTTGCATGACAAGAGGGCACAACATCAATTTGGGCCAAATGCCAAGAATATAAATTCGTAATCCAAGAAATGAAGTCACGAATGTTCTTCTGCAGAATATGTAACTTCAGGTTTCAGTGTTAATCCAACCTTATGTAATCatgtcacagattttttttttttttttgggggggggtcattttATTTAGTTAGGACAGTGCattaagatttttatttaaattagaagctattaaaaatatgtacatttgttACACACATGGAAGACCAGACACCAGcattcagagaaaaaaacagggTGATTACACATTGCCTTACTTAGTGAACTGCCCAATGATGTTAAAGACTTCAGCTGTGGTCATATTTGGAGCTTTAGTTTGAGAAAGCAATTctcaaaaatgcataaatggataTAGTTTGACATACTGGTTTAGCCATGCATCCGAAGGGATGAAAAGATACATACTGAAATGTGGTAGACGGGtgactattttaaaaatgctacagGGTCAGACACTTCAGGATAACCTGGTTACAAAGAAACCTGCCTACAACGGTAACTTTAGCAACGTCGTCATTTCACCACAGTGAGGTCATGAGTGACTTAATTATCTTTCACTATAATTAACAAGAACTGATCGGAATCCAAATCCAAGGAAACTTCCTAAAAATATCCACACTGTGGTCCAGCtgactctggggggggggggggggggggactactGGTCCATGTATTGAGGAATGGCACAAAATCAAGTACTCTACAATGATCTATAAAGGAATTCCAATACGTGTGCGCTAAAAATAATCTTGTGTGAGAAGAAGTGGTTATTTTCTTTACTGCTAAACCCTTTGTCAGAAAAAGGCCTGTCAGAGGTGATGGATTCTGTAACCACAATGTTACTATGGCTACAAAGTTGTTGCTTGAGTAGAAGCAGAAGGAACCCACACCCAAAAGATAGTGATAACATTGTGAAATGTGTTATTCAGCAAAGCAGCACCACTTACAACTTCTCTCCAATGAAAATGGAGAAAGCAGAGGAGTGGGGAAGAAAGTTCCTTTAAATGGGTATTTTCCAAAATACTCATTTCTacataatgaaaattaaatctcAGGTGAAAAATTCCCCCCCGCCTTGAATCATCTACTTCACACTTGTGTCCAGCAGGTACCTATTCTTAAAATCGTGGCACATGATCCAGCTGAAGCcatttttctgtataaatagcCTGCAGTGCCGTGAAAgaatttaaacacaaacaccGAATTCCTCAAGGGGGCACAGGGTTCTCTCTGCCATGAGAAATGCTGTGACACTTAGATGCAGTACAGACAGGACAAAAACTCTTAGTTGGTATGAACACAAACAAGGTGCCACACATTTTAAAGTTAAGAGAActatatctctctctctcacacacacacacacacacacacacacacacacacaccacctgaaactgcttgtcctatacggggtcgcagggagccggagcctaacctggcaacacaggacgtaaagctggagagggaggggacacagccaggaggggactccagtctgtcacaatgcaccctaagcgggactcgaaccccagacccaccagagagcaggagccggtcaaacccactgcaccaccacacatacatatatacacacacacacacacacacacacacacacacacacacacatatattatatacatacatacatacacacacacacacacacacacacacacacacacacaaataaataaaataaaacacacatacagaaatttTGCTATTATAactaagaaaatatatattttacacacgCACAGGGAGCATGAGACAGACATGATATAAAGCACTTAAACTGAATAGTTCTTCAATACTTAGTTTCTTTACTTGCCAATGTACTGGCTCCCTGTGCTGTGAACAGCTGAGTTACAAATTTtagaagatacaaacatttgcTTCATTATTTCCTAATATTTTATTATCCTACATTAACAGAAGGAACATGACTGCTGTattaccattgagcaaggttcttctcacaataaaaattaatctgctgaataaatgggtaaataattgcaagccccttaatgttactttggagaaaagcatcagccaagtCAGTAAATGAAAGTGCATAAATACACCTTGTCTTGAGGGCTTTTGCCGGGAACACAAGTGTGTCGAGTCTCTGCCTGGGCTTGCACGTGACTGCTACCGCATGTATCACCCAGCACATCAGAGCAGAACATAGCCTACCTGTCGATGGAGAGAACCATTTCATCAACGCAGGCCTTGATCTTGTTCTGGGCAGCCAGATGCGTCATGCCGTCTGTTGACTCGCCATCGATGGCCAAGATCATGTCTCCAACGCACAGATTGGCCTCGGCTGCCTTGCTGTCGGGGTTCACCTGCAAATACGCATGTCGATCATCAACAACTTAAAGGGAGGGAATACTAAACTGATGTGACATCACCATTGACACCGATGCTACGGGTTCCCATCTTTCATTGTCTCCATTAGTCACTGAGAAACTCAATCATGTTGACAGTTTTGGCAACGGCAAAAGTTTTTGAAATGACAAACGCCTGGAGTGCACAAGTCATTTCTCTTCTGCAAGAACTCACAAAAAAGATCTTCAGTAATACTGATACTTGACATGCCATATAAGTAAACTTGAAAGCTATGCAAGGTGCAAGAAAAAGGCAGACAAACGATGGCACACTTTCTCAATGCTGGAAATCCATCCAAGGCATTCCTCCTGACAGTGAAAACAATGACATACTTTATCACTAAGCTGGTAAGCGTAAACAGTCCCTGCTTCCTCCAGTATAGTAATTTATGACAGACAGTGGAGGACTGGGGGAAGGGGGCCAAGGAGGAAGTATCTGCCAGGGCAAGAGTGTAAAGAGACAAAAGGAAGAGATAACAGTTCAGGCAACTTGTGCAACGCAGCACAGGACTTTTACTCCGAGACAAAAGTAGCCACCCCATATACGAGGTGCACCAGTCACTCAGTCTGTGCCACTTTCCTTCCAATGCCAATTCAACACTCAAAAGGATGTTCTGGTTCCAGATGAGCGTTATATGGGGGTGGGAATCTATTCAGCCATACATCAATAACTACCTGAACAACACAGGTAGAATACGGTCTGGTTACAAGACATAGTGtaccctggacaagatgccaatccatcacaggacagTCACACACGCGATCATTTACTCACACACGAAGGGCAATTTCGAATCACTGAAACATATGTTTACACTGTGGGCAGAAGCTTGCgcaaacatgaagaaaacatttggactccacacagactaagctggattcaaacccagagcccaggagccaTGAGGTACTATTACCACGCCCTGTGCAACCCCTTCCATCACCAAATTTATCCATATATTGAAATATCTTTTGTATGTCAGAAGTGACAGTTTGCATTACAGCAAAATTTTCCCACCTGTGGCTCTCATCCTCATACCATTCCTGCAGCGACTGCTTTGACTGTGCTGGGTGGTGAGGTCCAGCTATCTCCCCACCTCATCAAACATCATCCTTTGTGGAAAATTTGCACCAGTCTGTTTTAATTGCACTGGTGCCAAGTTTTCTCAATTCAATGGGGGGGTTGTCCAAATTATAGCACTCACACACCTCAGTAACACCGTGCTTGTGTAAGGCACCCATCATTTCTTGCTGCATCGGGATAAACCATTCACCTCCAGGTTAGTGACCAACCCATGAGGCCACATGACAAATACTTTGTCAAACTTGGATCATATAATAGGGGGGGAGTATGCTTAGTGGGAAGACATCACAGGGATTCAAAGAGAAGACTAAAGAATACCACACAGTGAGTCACAGTACCAAAAGCTGGAAAGAGGTCAAGAAGAATCTGATGAGAAAAGTAGAACAAGAGGGTTTTGTTTTATAGGATGAGTTAAGGAAATTGCTGGTAAGGCCAACTTCAGCAAAGTGATTTATCCAAAACATCAGAGGGGATTAAGAGTAGAGGGGAAAGTTAATGTCCAACACTGCACTGCAACTCTTTCAGGGAAGAGGAGCCTGTTGGCAAGACTGAACTTGCAGGGCTGATTTCCACCCAAACTGCCGAAATGTGACATGTATACAGATCAGATGTGACCCCTAGAGGTTTCATCCCTGACTTGAAGGTTGCAAGAGTATATTTTTCTAATGCCTCTCGAGAGATCCTAAGATTAATTCCATCCGTGAGAATATGTAGTTAAGATTTTCTGAAGTTCTCtcttctgctttgctttcaaaGTACAAGCCAGCctgatatgtttaaaaaaaaccatatttaataattatgttAAGCTTTTTGGCTGAGGAGGCCAAACCATGCTAACCGTACATTTGTCATGGATGGCCGAAGTGCCGTGAGCAGGAGGATGGAGGAACTAACCATTACATCACCCACTTTATCACAGAGGGTCAAAGAAGAACAGGGTTGAAAGGGTACGTTATCTGCCTAATACTATGACACGGTTCAGAACTTTTTGTGCTTCAGGGATGAGTCATATTTGAAATTCCACACTTTACATGGTACTTCATCTGGCTTCAATTAATGCAGATCCTGCAGCACACTGAGGTGTAAAGGAGAGTCCTGCTCAGCCCTAGTCAGCCAGGCTAATGATATCAACAAAAATGGTTAATAAAAgcctggaaaataatttttaaaaatggatcaGAGTTTGGGGTCCAGGGGCAATTAAACTGCATCAGGACAGTTTAATTACGATGATCTGGACCGAGCATCAATATTCAAGGCTGGGGAGGACAATTAAGTCACTGGTTATTTGgaaagagaaactgaaagcaaccggtatgaaaacattttgataaCTCGACGATGAGCGTCCTGTTGAGGACATGGGCTTTTGATGGAACCAAAGGAATGGTGGCATTCCTAGCTCAGAAGAAAACGAGGGACACTGTCTACTGTAGACTGGAGTGTCAACccagcaggacacacactgaCTTCACCAAATATCTCTTTTTAACAAAGAATATCCAAAGCAAGAAAACCTGTGGAAAGAAGGCCTAGCATGGCATAAATGAAAGAACAAGGAAATCAaaactggagggggaaggggggggggggaaaaaaaaaaaaaaaaaaaaaaaaaaaaaaaaaaaaacttggaagcAAGTATGTGAATTTCGTGCCAAACCCAGAGCACACCTTATTTATTAAAGCAAAACACTACATTTGATTTGGCCAATAGGGAACACAATCATTattaatttgtgaaaaattGAACTGCAGCTAAAACTTTTTGCCTCAGAGtcagaggcttttttttttaattttttaaaaaaaaatcgtcACGGTCATGTCAAGTAACGCACAACCTATTTCAGCAGGCCTCAGATATTTGGTCTCAAACAACACTGGGAAATCCTCGCATGATGTTCTTGAAACATGTTCGAGGTATTTCAATGTAAGACTTTAAGTAAAACTTCCTGGCTTCTTGACACAGTAAGTAACCGGCAGCGTTTCTACCGTGTTCCTCATCATCCATCGCAGTCGTACTACAACACACACCGTTTGCGAAACACCACACCAAATTGGGGGCACACAGCAATGCCGTGCACGCGCCCTCCACTATTATTCGGTTATTAATTTCCAGCCGCGCGCACGAACGGTTTGACAAGCAGCAAAAAAGAGCGCTTTGGACGAGCGCTGAGACAAAACCGCGAGCGGCGCACGAGCTCCCGCACCTCGAGTCGAAGCGAAACTAGTAAGTAGTATGCACGCGAGATGCGCTC
It contains:
- the pdlim1 gene encoding PDZ and LIM domain protein 1, with translation MPLRVVMKGPGPWGFRLVGGKDFEQPLTISRVNPDSKAAEANLCVGDMILAIDGESTDGMTHLAAQNKIKACVDEMVLSIDRSESKMWSPLSSEEGKTNPYKMNLASKPQEVKHIGSAHNRSALPFSPAGSSPKVVTNQYNNPAGLYSSENIKSFNSAVDGARGSGTAEPGKNPDPAKPTSGRPPIAADSEVYKMLQENQESKEPPRQSASFNVLQEILESGDSDRPSGFRSVKAPTAKIGSSVGNADKLPICDKCGSGIIGLVVKLRDKVRHPECLVCTDCNVNLKQKGYFFVEDKIYCEKHARDRMAPPEGYDVVTVYPK